CACCAGCGGCACGGCGAACCACCAGTCAAATCTCCGCAGACGTTCCCACGCGCCTCGCCAGTTCCCCCGCAGCAAGGCGCCCACCACACCGGCTCCGGCCCGCACGGTGTCGATCAGCCGTTCATAGATCCCCAGCAGCAGGGCAACTGTGCCCCCCGACACCCCGGGCACCACGTCGGCCGCTCCCATCAGCACCCCCCGCACCGCATGGCGGACAGTTTCGTTGGCGCGACCCCACATCAAGCCGCGAGGCTACCGCTTTGCAGACGGACCCCTAGCCGGCCAGTTTGCGATTCTTGACCTTGGCCTTGATGTAGTCGCGGTTGGTCCAGGCGATGAAGTCGATGGGGATCTCCTTGGGGCAGGCCTCTTCGCACTCGCCGTGGTTGGTACAGGAGCCGAAGAACTCCTCCATGGTCTCCACCATGGCCTCGGTGCGGGCCCACCGCTGGGCCTGGCCCTGGGGGAGCAGGTTCAGATGCTGCACCTTGGCCGCGGTGAACAGTTGGGCCGCGCTGTTGGGACAGGCGGCCACGCAGGCCCCGCAGCCGATGCAAGCCGCGGCGTCGAAGGCGGTGTCGGCCGTCTCCTTGGGCACGGGGGTGAGGTTGGCGTCGGGGGCGGCGCCGGTGTTCACCGAGATGTAGCCGCCAGCGCCGATGATGGCGTCCATGGCCCGGCGGTCCACCGCCAAGTCCCGCAGTACGGGGAACGAAGTGGCCCGCCACGGCTCGATCACGATGTGGTCGCCGTCGCTGAAGCTGCGCATGTGGAGCTGGCAGGTGGCTGTGCCCTTCTGGGGGCCGTGGGCCTGGCCGTTGATCATCAGCCCGCAGGTGCCGCAGATGCCCTCTCGGCAGTCGGACTCGAACACGATGGGCTCGTCGCCCATTTCGATGAGCCGCTCGTTGACGATGTCGAGCATCTCCAGGAACGAGGCGTCGGTGCTGATGCCGCTGGCCTCATAGGTCACGAAGCGGCCCTCGGTCAGCGGTCCGGGCTGGCGCCACACCTTGAGCGTGAGGTTGATCTCGGTGCTCATTTGTAGCTCCTCTGGGTCAGCTCCACGTTCTCAAACTCCAACTCCTCCCGGTGGCGGGTTTGGGGGGTTCCCTCGCCGTTCCACTCCCAGGCGGCCACGTGGGTGAAATTCTCATCGTCCCGCATGGCCTCGCCCTCTTCGGTCTGGTGCTCCTCCCGGAAGTGGCCTCCGCAGGACTCTTCTCGAGTCAGGGCGTCTCGGGCCATGAGCTCGGCCAGCTCGAACAGGTCGGCCACCCGGCCGGCCTTCTCCAGCGACTGGTTGAGGGTGTCGGCCGAGCCCAGCACCCGCACGTTGCGGTGGTACTCCTCGCGCAGGGCGGGGATCTCCGACAGGGCCTTCTCCAAGCCGGTCTTGTTGCGGGCCATGCCGATGTAGTCCCACACCAGTTTGCCCAGCTCCCGGTGGTAGTGGTCCACCGAGCGGGTGCCGCCGGTCGACAGCCAGCGGTTCATCTCGTCGGCCACCGCCTGCTCGGCGGCGGCGAACGCTGGCTCAGAGGTGCCCAGCGCCGGGTCGCCCAAGAAGTCCGACAGGTAGTTGCCGATGGTGTAGGGCAGGATGAAGTAGCCGTCGGCCAAACCCTGCATGAGCGCCGAGGCGCCCAGCCGGTTGGCCCCGTGGTCGCTGAAGTTGGCCTCGCCCATCACGAACAGGCCGGGCACGTTGCTCATCAGCTCGTAGTCCACCCACAGCCCGCCCATGGTGTAGTGGGTGGCCGGGTAGATGCGCATGGGCACCCGGTAGGGATCCTCGCCGGTGATGCGCTCGTACATGTCGAACAGGTTCCCGTACTTGGCCCGGATCACCTCCTCGCCGTCGCGGGCCATGGCACCGGAGAAGTCCAGGTAGACGCCATTGCGCAGCGGTCCCACGCCCCGGCCCTCGTCCACCACACCCTTGGCGTTGCGGGAGGCCACATCGCGGGGCACGAGGTTGCCGAAGGCCGGGTACTTGCGCTCCAAGAAGTAGTCCCGGTCGGCATCGGGGATCTGGTCGGGCGCCCGACCGTCGTCGTGGGCCAGGGGCACCCAGATGCGCCCGTCGTTTCGCAGCGATTCCGACATCAGGGTCAGCTTCGACTGGAAGTCGTCGCTGGCCGGGATGCAGGTGGGGTGGATTTGGGTGTAGCACGGGTTGGCGAACAGCGCCCCCTGGCGGTGGGCCCGCCACGCCGCGGTCACGTTGCACATCTTGGCGTTGGTCGACAGGAAGTACACGTTTCCGTAGCCGCCGGTGGCCAGCACCACGGCATGAGCCGAGTGCGAGACGATCTCGCCGGTGATGAGGTCGCGGGTCACCACACCCACCGCCCGGCCGTCGTGCATCACCAGCTCCAGCATCTCCGAGCGAGTGTGCAGCTCCACCGTGCCAGCCGCCACCTGGCGCATCAGCGCTGAATACGCCCCCAGGAGGAGCTGTTGGCCGGTTTGGCCCCGGGCGTAGAACGTGCGCGACACCTGGGCCCCGCCGAAGGAGCGGTTGTCGAGCAGCCCGCCGTACTCGCGGGCAAAGGGCACGCCCTGGGCGGTGGCCTGGTCGATGATGTCCACCGACACCTCGGCCAGGCGGTACACGTTGGCCTCGCGGGCCCGGTAGTCGCCCCCCTTGATGGTGTCGTAGAACAGCCGGTAAACGCTGTCGCCGTCGTTCTGGTAGTTCTTGGCCGCGTTGATGCCCCCTTGGGCGGCAATGCTGTGGGCCCGGCGAGGGGAGTCGTGGTAGGTGAGCACCTTGACCCGGTAGCCCAGCTCGCCCAGTGAGGCGGCGGCCGATGCCCCGGCCAGGCCCGAGCCCACCACGATGATGTCGAAGCGGCGCTTGTTGTTGGGGTTCACCAGCCGCATGGAGAACTTGTGGTCGGTCCACTTGCTGTCCAGCGATCCGGCCGGAATGCGGGCGTCGAGCGAGCCGAGCATCAGTGCTCCTCCCCCTCGGCGGTGCCGTGTTGGAGCTCTTCCACGATCGAGCGGCCGTTGTCGTCGATCACCCCGGCCTGCACGAAGATGGGGAAGCTCAGGTTGCCCACCAGGATGATCCCGGCCAACCCGGCGGCCAGATAGCGGCGCAGGTGGTTGTAGCGGGGGCTGTTCACCCCCAGGCTCTGGAACATGCTCCAGGTGCCGTGGAAGATGTGAACGGCCAGCGCGGTGTTGGCCACGATGTACAGGATCGCCACCGGGATGCTGCTCAGGCTCTCCGACACGTTGTGGTAGGGGTCGCCCCGCACGAAGTCGGGGTTGAACCAGCCCCAGGTGAGATCGGCCAGGTGGTAGAAGAGGTACAGCCCGATGATGGGTCCGGTCCAGCGCATGGTGCGGGAGGCGAAGTTGGCCGCGATGTAGTTCCGCCCGCCGGGATAGCGCTGATCAGCGGCAATGCTCATTCGGCTCAACGAGTAGGCCGAGTGGATGTGCAGGGCGAAGGCGATGATC
This window of the bacterium genome carries:
- a CDS encoding succinate dehydrogenase/fumarate reductase iron-sulfur subunit, which gives rise to MSTEINLTLKVWRQPGPLTEGRFVTYEASGISTDASFLEMLDIVNERLIEMGDEPIVFESDCREGICGTCGLMINGQAHGPQKGTATCQLHMRSFSDGDHIVIEPWRATSFPVLRDLAVDRRAMDAIIGAGGYISVNTGAAPDANLTPVPKETADTAFDAAACIGCGACVAACPNSAAQLFTAAKVQHLNLLPQGQAQRWARTEAMVETMEEFFGSCTNHGECEEACPKEIPIDFIAWTNRDYIKAKVKNRKLAG
- a CDS encoding fumarate reductase/succinate dehydrogenase flavoprotein subunit, with the protein product MLGSLDARIPAGSLDSKWTDHKFSMRLVNPNNKRRFDIIVVGSGLAGASAAASLGELGYRVKVLTYHDSPRRAHSIAAQGGINAAKNYQNDGDSVYRLFYDTIKGGDYRAREANVYRLAEVSVDIIDQATAQGVPFAREYGGLLDNRSFGGAQVSRTFYARGQTGQQLLLGAYSALMRQVAAGTVELHTRSEMLELVMHDGRAVGVVTRDLITGEIVSHSAHAVVLATGGYGNVYFLSTNAKMCNVTAAWRAHRQGALFANPCYTQIHPTCIPASDDFQSKLTLMSESLRNDGRIWVPLAHDDGRAPDQIPDADRDYFLERKYPAFGNLVPRDVASRNAKGVVDEGRGVGPLRNGVYLDFSGAMARDGEEVIRAKYGNLFDMYERITGEDPYRVPMRIYPATHYTMGGLWVDYELMSNVPGLFVMGEANFSDHGANRLGASALMQGLADGYFILPYTIGNYLSDFLGDPALGTSEPAFAAAEQAVADEMNRWLSTGGTRSVDHYHRELGKLVWDYIGMARNKTGLEKALSEIPALREEYHRNVRVLGSADTLNQSLEKAGRVADLFELAELMARDALTREESCGGHFREEHQTEEGEAMRDDENFTHVAAWEWNGEGTPQTRHREELEFENVELTQRSYK
- a CDS encoding succinate dehydrogenase cytochrome b subunit, with the protein product MAQAITRVSTPPPVRSEPKVRLPWPLNIYQTAVGKKWVMGLTGIALLGFIVVHMIGNLHLYEGPLEIHEYAETLRDLGTKLLPRTWLLWIMRIGLIIAFALHIHSAYSLSRMSIAADQRYPGGRNYIAANFASRTMRWTGPIIGLYLFYHLADLTWGWFNPDFVRGDPYHNVSESLSSIPVAILYIVANTALAVHIFHGTWSMFQSLGVNSPRYNHLRRYLAAGLAGIILVGNLSFPIFVQAGVIDDNGRSIVEELQHGTAEGEEH